The Neoasaia chiangmaiensis sequence TCTCGACCCACACCGTCATGGTCGGCCGCTACGGTATTCCCGCCAGCCGCATGTTCGGTGACAACCTCAACCCAAGCCAGGAAATCTACGGCGCGGGTGGCAACGTCGCGATCCATTTCGTTTATGGCTATGGCGAGGAAACGTTGTGGAACGGTCGCTTCGATGCAGCAGCAGGCCGTATTCCACTGCTGACCGACTTCTCGGCAAACCCGCTGTACTGCAACTTCATGAACAATGCATTCTGCGGTAACCCGAAAGCAGCGTCCGACAACACGTCCCACTCGTCCTATCCTGACTCGGGATGGGCGGCGCGTTTCCGCGTTCGTCCGACGACCGACACATATATCCAGTCCGGTGTCTATTTCCACGAGAAGGGCATCTACGGCGTCCAGCAGATGCGCACCGGCTTCAAGCTCAACGGCGCCGATATCGATGGCGAAGCCGCACCGGTCGAAGTGGGCTGGGAACCCCTGTTCGGACACGACAAACTGCCTGGCCACTATAAGCTCGGCGGCGCCGTCGATACGGCCGATCACCCGGATCAGTATTACGACATCAATGGCAATCCCTACATCCTGACCGGGCAGAAGCAGAAGATTCACCACAACTCCTGGTCCGCTTGGGCACTGGCCGATCAGATGCTGTTCCGTCATCACGGCAACGGTCCTGACGCTGGCCTGATCGCGATCGCCACGTTCTACAACAACAGCCCGGTTACCCAGACTCGCGAGCGTCAGTACAACCTCGGCGTCCTGGATCGCGGCTTCTGGCATGCCCGCCCGCTGGACGCATGGGGCGTCAACTTCAGCTACGTGCAGGTTGCAGAACGCGTGACGCGTTCACAGGAACTGCAACAGAGCCTCGGTTACACATCGCTGCTGAACGGTTCCTACTTCCCACAAACGAACGGGATGATCGTCGAAGCCATGTATCAGATCCACGTTTTCCGTGGCGTCACGTTCATGCCGGACTTCCAGTATTTCATCCGTCCGGGCGCACAGCAGGGCCTCAAGGACGCTGCCATGCTGGGCTTCAAATCCCATATCGAACTGTTCTGAAATCTTTCTCTCCTGCCTGAAAGAAGGGCCGCGCTCTCGGGAGCGCGGCCCTTTTTATTTTACGATATCCTGAATAAGGGCATCGTAATTGTGCAGATAATCGTCAAGCGACAAACTCGCTTCCGCTTTCAGGCGTGCGTTTTTCCGCAAACGCTGGGCCAGCTTGCGATCTTCCAGCAGTTCCAGGACGCCGTCCGCAATCTCCACAGGCGAAAGGAATGAAACCAGTCGGCCTGTCCTGCCGTCTTCGACGAATTCCTCCACCGGTGCCGTGCGACTGCCAACAATCGCGCAGCCTGTGGCCATTGCCTCCCGAAGCGACCAGGATGCCACGAAAGGATAGGTCAGATAGACATGCGCGTCGGAACGCTGGAGAAGGACACGAAAGCGCGCATATTCCACCTTCCCGACGAAATGCACGCGTGACAGATCGATCCGGTCGCCAAGTTCCTGCAACATGACCTCCCGCCACGTCCCGGCTGCCGGTCGGGTGCCATAACTGACCCCATCGCCGCCCACCAGAATGACGCGCGCGTCGGCCCGTTCATCGAGAATGCGTGGCAAAGCGCGCATGAAGCTGTGAAAACCCCGGTAAGGCTCCAGATCGCGTGAAACGAACGTCACGAGCTTATCCTGCGGAGCGATCACGACGCCATTGATCTCGACCGGCTTACGCGCGACCTGCCTATCAGGCTTGCACAGATCGAGATCGACACCTTCATGAAGAAGCGCGATCCTGCGGCGCGCCCAGTCGGGGTAGGTGTTACGCTGAAATTCCGTTGGCGTCTGTCCGAATCCTGGCAGATTGAGCGCCAGCAGATTGACGGCATTTTTCAGTCGAACCTGCGCCGCCAGTTCCGGTCGCGCCGGAAATTCGGGGTCGAAACCGACATCGTATCGATCGGCATGATAAAAGAATTCGAAGTAACCGAGCACCGGAACACC is a genomic window containing:
- a CDS encoding carbohydrate porin, producing MLRACLMHMSLGAILTALTTIAVSSYASAQTATAGGAPNSTGLAPSVRVATPLGQTSFAQSSVPPLPHPEALWPDPFGWNTWLRSHGIAILLDNVDEFSGALTSPTKGLGLRQGSANAGQYGLETDIDWERLAGIKGFSTHTVMVGRYGIPASRMFGDNLNPSQEIYGAGGNVAIHFVYGYGEETLWNGRFDAAAGRIPLLTDFSANPLYCNFMNNAFCGNPKAASDNTSHSSYPDSGWAARFRVRPTTDTYIQSGVYFHEKGIYGVQQMRTGFKLNGADIDGEAAPVEVGWEPLFGHDKLPGHYKLGGAVDTADHPDQYYDINGNPYILTGQKQKIHHNSWSAWALADQMLFRHHGNGPDAGLIAIATFYNNSPVTQTRERQYNLGVLDRGFWHARPLDAWGVNFSYVQVAERVTRSQELQQSLGYTSLLNGSYFPQTNGMIVEAMYQIHVFRGVTFMPDFQYFIRPGAQQGLKDAAMLGFKSHIELF
- a CDS encoding glycosyltransferase family 4 protein, giving the protein MRYLFVHQNFPGQFLHILRYLHRQGGHEIVFISEANEGALPGVRRVIYKPTRQPGDTTHPSLRELELALGRAEAVARTANTLRNNLGYVPDVIIGHHGWGELLNIGDVYPGVPVLGYFEFFYHADRYDVGFDPEFPARPELAAQVRLKNAVNLLALNLPGFGQTPTEFQRNTYPDWARRRIALLHEGVDLDLCKPDRQVARKPVEINGVVIAPQDKLVTFVSRDLEPYRGFHSFMRALPRILDERADARVILVGGDGVSYGTRPAAGTWREVMLQELGDRIDLSRVHFVGKVEYARFRVLLQRSDAHVYLTYPFVASWSLREAMATGCAIVGSRTAPVEEFVEDGRTGRLVSFLSPVEIADGVLELLEDRKLAQRLRKNARLKAEASLSLDDYLHNYDALIQDIVK